The DNA segment CCGGAAAAATGGACTGGTCCGCGATGCCAAACGTGTAATTGCCGCGCCCGTCAAATTTGCGCGGCGATAAGCCGCGAAAGTCGCGAATGCGCGGCAACGTCACGGCCACCAGACGATCAAAAAATTCATACATCGCGTCCCGGCGCAAGGTGACGCGGCAGCCAATCGGCTGATCTTTACGCAATTTGAAATTGGCAATCGCCTTGCGCGACCGGCTGATGGCTGGCTTCCGACCGGTGATGGCGGTCAGGTCTTTGGCCGCATCTTCCAACGCGCCTTTTTCCAGCGACGCACTGACGCCCATGTTCACCACGATTTTTTCCAGCTTGGGTACCTGGTGGACGTTGGCGTAGTTGTGCTTCGCCTTCAGGGCGGGCACCACCTCGTTGATGTATTTGGTATAAAGTCGGGATTTCATTTTCTCGCGGTCACGGTTTCAGCCGTAACCTTTCATTTCTTCTTCAAGCCTTCGCTTTCGCGCCGCCGCGTTTGGTCACGCGCGCGTCAAAATGGGTTGCCAACATCACGTTGGAAACATGCACAGAACCTTCCCGCTCAATGATGGCGCCCTGCGGGTTCTGCTGGTTTTTACGGGT comes from the Verrucomicrobiia bacterium genome and includes:
- the rplE gene encoding 50S ribosomal protein L5 — protein: MKSRLYTKYINEVVPALKAKHNYANVHQVPKLEKIVVNMGVSASLEKGALEDAAKDLTAITGRKPAISRSRKAIANFKLRKDQPIGCRVTLRRDAMYEFFDRLVAVTLPRIRDFRGLSPRKFDGRGNYTFGIADQSIFPEIELEKVKRQQGMDITLVTSATSNAQALDLLKQMGFPFSEK